Proteins from a genomic interval of Dermacentor silvarum isolate Dsil-2018 unplaced genomic scaffold, BIME_Dsil_1.4 Seq147, whole genome shotgun sequence:
- the LOC125941730 gene encoding uncharacterized protein LOC125941730, with translation MIPKPGKPPSLSNLRPISLTSCVGKTLERMALTRLSDFLEVREFPHSLIGFRRRVCAQDMFLILQHTFFSPTPSQIHALVTVDVRKAFDGVCHDHILSQLSSLGCGNRLYSYIRSFLSNRVARFRVDTHLSDPHVLTRGTPQGAVLSPTLFNIAMTPLASQLAQIPDLHHIFYADDITLWCSSGSPGHVQDTLQRGLDLIGSFLTTAGLSPAPEKSELLLLNHSAYQRSHNALICLHLSGSPIPIVSQCKVLGFPLHAAKNAHALHHAVTTCHSVTHLLRRVVTRRSGLHEAHACRVAHALALNKFLYFVPYVSFTNTQLNTLETALLGLYKAALNLPITTSTAKVFATGLFHPLRSLLSLHRDSQVARLSLTRQGQWLLAQAGISPIPVSTFTSPISTLAPNLRILPLPSNMSPVLHAGRRHAAAQHHVPPFTTQGVAYTDASFVAPRGSCGYAIYHPHLPAPETHTSGPFLHPPDALSLEVLAIAHALQSFASLPSLPEYTIYSDSQAAIHHIQNRTLPYSLQQEVERAVSALQPSTVFLRWVPGHSGINGNELAHQLARDASNRAPLIPWPKPSEDGGRLSLRRTIKEVYLQLRLDKRLYPPPHPSLTVPEARLLRHIQMNALITPSRLFLYRYRVDPSCPNCPSTYADLAHCLFHCPAAQQSHSYPPPSLSITTWLDWLGAEGEEEQRRLAAQAVEMLGL, from the coding sequence ATGATTCCAAAGCCGGGCAAACCTCCCTCCCTCTCTAACCTTCGCCCTATCTCCCTGACGTCGTGCGTTGGCAAGACCCTTGAGCGAATGGCTCTGACTCGCCTCTCTGATTTTCTTGAGGTGAGAGAGTTCCCCCATTCTCTTATCGGCTTCCGACGACGCGTCTGTGCACAGGACATGTTCCTGATCCTCCAGCATACCTTCTTCTCGCCCACTCCCAGCCAGATCCACGCTCTTGTGACTGTTGATGTCCGCAAGGCCTTCGACGGTGTGTGCCACGATCACATCCTGTCTCAACTTTCCTCCCTGGGATGCGGCAACCGCTTGTACTCTTATATCCGCTCCTTCCTCTCTAACCGAGTGGCTCGCTTTCGAGTTGACACTCACCTGTCCGACCCCCACGTCCTCACCCGTGGCACTCCTCAAGGTGCTGTTCTCTCTCCTACCCTTTTCAATATTGCTATGACCCCTCTCGCCTCCCAGCTAGCCCAAATTCCTGACCTCCACCACATcttttatgccgacgacatcactctcTGGTGCTCGTCTGGCTCTCCCGGCCACGTACAGGACACCCTGCAACGTGGGCTAGATCTCATCGGCTCCTTTCTCACCACAGCTGGTCTGTCACCTGCTCCGGAGAAATCCGAGCTTCTCCTTCTCAACCACTCCGCATATCAGCGCTCCCACAACGCCCTCATCTGCCTCCATCTTTCTGGCTCTCCCATTCCTATCGTCTCCCAATGCAAAGTTCTTGGCTTCCCTTTGCATGCAGCCAAGAATGCGCATGCCCTCCACCACGCTGTAACGACCTGCCACTCAGTAACTCACCTCCTGCGGCGTGTGGTCACTCGGCGCTCAGGCCTCCACGAGGCTCATGCGTGTCGTGTCGCCCATGCGCTCGCCCTCAACAAGTTCCTGTACTTTGTACCTTACGTTTCCTTCACGAACACTCAACTTAACACCCTTGAAACCGCCCTCTTAGGCCTCTACAAGGCAGCTCTCAATCTCCCTATTACTACCTCCACTGCTAAGGTCTTTGCCACAGGCCTCTTCCATCCTCTCCGTTCTCTTCTTTCTCTCCACCGTGACTCCCAGGTTGCCCGGCTTTCCCTTACCCGTCAGGGTCAGTGGTTACTTGCCCAGGCGGGTATATCCCCCATTCCCGTTTCCACATTTACCTCTCCTATATCCACCCTGGCTCCCAACCTTCGTATCCTCCCCCTCCCGTCCAATATGTCTCCCGTCTTGCATGCCGGTCGTCGTCACGCGGCAGCGCAGCACCATGTCCCCCCCTTTACTACCCAAGGAGTAGCCTACACGGATGCCTCTTTCGTGGCTCCTCGAGGTTCCTGCGGCTACGCTATCTACCATCCCCACCTCCCAGCACCTGAAACCCACACCAGCGGGCCGTTCCTACACCCTCCGGATGCACTCTCTCTCGAGGTCCTTGCCATTGCCCATGCCCTACAATCATTTGcatcccttccctctctcccagaGTACACAATATACTCCGATTCCCAAGCCGCCATCCACCACATACAGAACCGCACACTACCCTATTCACTCCAACAGGAGGTCGAACGAGCTGTCTCTGCACTGCAGCCTTCCACCGTTTTCCTTCGCTGGGTCCCTGGACATTCAGGGATTAacggcaatgagctggcccatcagCTCGCCCGTGACGCTTCTAACCGGGCACCGTTGATCCCCTGGCCCAAGCCCTCGGAGGACGGTGGGAGACTCTCCCTGCGCCGCACCATCAAGGAAGTATACCTCCAGCTCCGTCTCGACAAGCGCCTCTACCCTCCCCCTCATCCATCACTCACTGTGCCGGAGGCTCGCCTTCTGCGGCATATCCAAATGAATGCATTGATTACCCCCTCCCGTCTGTTTCTTTATCGTTATCGAGTCGACCCCAGCTGTCCAAACTGCCCCTCTACATATGCGGACCTAGCTCATTGCCTTTTCCACTGCCCCGCTGCTCAGCAATCGCATTCATAtcctcccccttccctttccatcaccacctggctcgactggcttggcgctgaaggggaagaagaacagcgtagacTTGCCGCCCAGGCGGTTGAGATGCTCGGCCTGTAA